A window of Nitrospiria bacterium genomic DNA:
TGAGAAGCGCCTCGGTTTCGGCGCGGCCGTGGGTTTCCACGATTCCCACGACCACGTCGACTCCGTCGGCGCGTTTCTCCTGGGCCGCATTGAGCATGGCATAGGTCTTCCCGACCCCGGGGGCGGCGCCGAAGAAAATAATCAACTTGCCCTGGCGCGCGCGCTCTTCTTCTTTTCTTACCTGCTCAAGCAGCAGATCCGGGCTGGGCCGCCTTTCTTCTGGATGTTTCATGGCCCTCTAAATTTAGAACGGCGTGAAATTGAAGGTTAGATTATAGCAGGATTATCGGAGCTCATCCAGTGCAAGGTTCAACTGCAGGACGTTGACCGTCGCCTCGCCCAGAATTCCAAGTTGTCGCCCTTCGGTTTTGGCCGCAACAAGGGCGCGTACTTTGGCTTCATCCAGTCCCCGGACCTTCGCCACCCGATGAACCTGATACTCGGCGGCGGCGGGGCTGATGTGAGGGTCGAGGCCGCTTCCGGAAGCCGTGACAAGGTCCACCGGCACCGGCGCCGAATTTTCCGGATCGGCCGCTTTGAGCGCCGCGATCCGGTCCTGGACCGCTTTCAACAGCACGTCATTGGTCGGGCCCAAATTCGAACC
This region includes:
- the kdpC gene encoding potassium-transporting ATPase subunit KdpC, yielding MWTQTKTALFLLLTLTVMTGVLYPLAVTGIAQVIFSRQANGSLIIQNGRPVGSTLIGQPFDDPKYFWSRPSATGPFPYNAASSSGSNLGPTNDVLLKAVQDRIAALKAADPENSAPVPVDLVTASGSGLDPHISPAAAEYQVHRVAKVRGLDEAKVRALVAAKTEGRQLGILGEATVNVLQLNLALDELR